From Argopecten irradians isolate NY chromosome 2, Ai_NY, whole genome shotgun sequence, the proteins below share one genomic window:
- the LOC138314332 gene encoding skin secretory protein xP2-like, whose translation MAQRLTIRMNRANSGQSWGFRLNGGMEYGLPMTILTIVRNSVCDRCGLRPRDRVVQINNMNVDGATHQQTKMEIIRSGLEMDMVVYRDPPGTNPVQMTPAAQPPAPKPQNDGYLHGYGPVLAPVTKPTSQPAPAPAAAPAPAPAPAPAPEPTPAPAPVPDAAPVQEAPTTETDAPSAKPTEEAAPAPAPVEAPKEEPAPASSEPKPDEPVVAIAPLTVETDIDIPADAEVLSPKEVLASPAFKEMPAKGSTPGGVKKAIPNVTHSKYNSPMGLYSADNIASVYAAQTEGIEREMESLDVSKAPVGTKMTGALQVID comes from the exons ATGGCCCAAAGACTGACCATCCGGATGAACCGGGCTAACTCCGGACAGTCCTGGGGATTCCGTCTCAATGGAGGAATGGAGTATGGACTTCCGATGACAATCCTAACG ATCGTGAGGAACAGCGTCTGCGATCGGTGTGGACTCCGACCACGTGACAGAGTAGTTCAGATCAACAATATGAATGTAGATGGAGCCACACACCAACAAACTAAAATGGAGATCATCAGATCTGGGCTGGAGATGGACATGGTCGTCTACAG AGACCCACCCGGTACCAACCCTGTCCAAATGACTCCAGCTGCACAACCGCCAGCACCTAAACCACAGAACGATGGCTACCTACACGGATATGGTCCTGTATTGGCGCCTGTAACTAAACCGACGTCACAACCCGCCCCTGCCCCTGCCGCGGCCCCTGCCCCTGCTCCCGCCCCGGCTCCAGCGCCTGAACCTACTCCTGCACCAGCCCCCGTTCCTGATGCCGCTCCAGTTCAGGAAGCACCCACAACAGAAACAGATGCCCCTTCTGCGAAACCTACAGAAGAAGCAGCACCTGCTCCGGCACCAGTGGAAGCACCAAAAGAAGAACCTGCACCTGCTTCTAGTGAACCTAAACCAGATGAACCTGTGGTTGCTATCGCTCCACTTACTGTGGAAACAGATATTGATATACCCGCAGATGCGGAGGTACTCAGCCCGAAAGAAGTG CTAGCGTCTCCTGCCTTCAAAGAAATGCCCGCGAAAGGATCGACGCCTGGAGGTGTCAAAAAGGCGATTCCAAATGTGACGCATTCTAAGTACAACAGCCCAATGGGCCTCTACTCTGCAGACAACATTGCGTCCGTATATGCTGCACAGACGGAGGGGATCGAGCGCGAAATGGAGAG TCTCGATGTATCGAAAGCTCCAGTGGGAACAAAGATGACAGGTGCGCTGCAGGTTATTG attAA